Within the Glycine soja cultivar W05 chromosome 3, ASM419377v2, whole genome shotgun sequence genome, the region CAAACCAAGGTAAAACATCGTCACTAGATATGGGAACTTGAGTATGACTCGGTGCTTCCgagaaaataataacaaagaaagaaagtacTCAAAAACTCAAAGTAGTGTTGAACCCTTAACCTTTTGAGGTTTATCCCGTTTATGAAATgaaacgattttttttttattcagcaATTTTGTTATGATAAATGATATTCAATGTATTTTGCAACTAAAATATAACAGTATATCTAAGAGATCAAACCATTAATATATGTAactaaaatataacaatttgtaATAATATcaaaactttttaattaaagatgaaaattcacacatataaaaaaaaatatcaaagtcCGCCATTAAGCCCACAAAATTCATGGATTTCACTGATCAGATCCAAAATTTGCtataattatacatatattttttttaaaaaaaatatctgttATTTACACAGTTTGTGGGTATAACAGACCGGTTGGTAAACCTTTGCCCGTAAACCCACCCATATGAAAACATATTATACAACCTCTCTTCAACACTTTAACGTCTACACATTAATGTCTTCTAGTTACAATcaaattttgatatttgtttacaCATCTAAGCTCCAATCGAAATACTGAATTGAGATTTCAACTCAATTGCATGCCATTCAACTAGATGTTGCTGATTTATCCCAAAAAATGTCCataactcatttatttattctcAAGACTCAAATACACTTCATCATCTAGAATAAAAATGTGGAAAGATATTCAAAGATTTCGAGTCTCATCTGAAATCGAAATATCACAACAAGGATTGAAACAAATTTCactataaaaaatgtatacAGGATATTTTCCTTTACAAGGTTATTATTTAATGCATTTCTTTTTAGTGATACTACAATGCTCACGTTTAAGTTTTTGGTATTGTGTTCTTCAAGAAGTGTGTGTACCAATATGTTTAAGCATTCACAGGATTGCCCACTAAAAGTGAAGTTTTAATTAATGCTTGACAAAATGAGATAGTAGATAGGAAGTTAGGAActtgacaaaatattttactcaactgaaataataattttgtcatCACTTGTTAGACAACCAGAGACAATCCAAAATTTACAGAGTACTgagtaaaataattgattttttataaatattaatttaatataaaataagattcTTTAATCATATGTTAcagaataaacaaaaaagatcATGTAAAAGTTATTCAATTATAGACATAAAAAAGAAGTTATTCAATTATTGATGTAgagaatttatattaataacataaatttaaatcataaatgtacgtaaatatataaactataaaaaaatatttattttctgtaaTGGATAATGGATGAGGATTGGAGATGACAGGCGTGGGGATAAGTAAGTAGCATGCCAGGTCTCTTCCGATTCTCCGATCCTCGCCATCAGACAATTGTTTTCTTGCCTAGTGTCACTGTTTCCAATTCCTCGCCAaatctcaatatatatatatacatacagtaacctcaaaataatataagtaacgagtttaatttttatggttgATGACTgcaatgatttttatattattcattaaatagaatttttttaatgaattttaaaataattattataaatcctGGTAAAAACACAGGAGGGTTACTAAGAAAAAGTTAAGGCTAAAATTGatccattttaaaaatttatcatgttcacttttagttttttgcttacattttttttctccaatttcTATTGTTTTATTATAGTTGAACTTgaaagatataataaaaaaatttaaaataatcaagaaacaaaaatgtctatgtaaagtgaaaattaaaaataatttttaaatgagatATCTCTTTTATCTATTGGTAGATCGACAATTTTATGatacattataatttattattaaataaccaTATACAAATTTCTTATATTATCagtatgttttaattaaattttaatagtaaattataaaaatttaaaaataaagacataAACAAAAGTAATacgttcaaaattataaaaaatagtgttaatttattaaattatagtctaaatttgttatattgtcaatatatgttatttttattattcgtAAATTTCGTAGAACGAGGAATAATTATGGTTCTCACTCCATCATAAAATATCTTTGAAGGGTTTCTCATCCTTATCTTAAATGGGAAAATTTCCAAACTAGATTTTATAAATAGTCAGTTTTTGTAATGATTCAAGTAAAGAaaattcagtttttttaaaaaaatatatctcctTACCAGATTTGACAGtaaagtttaaatatttaaaagtctgAACTTGTGCTTGGCGTGCTCTAAGCTCCGAAACTGATGTTGGATTGAATTAACCTCAACAACTCGTGAAATTTAACTAAAGGTCCAAGTCCTTCTTGGGGCACAACCAGTCCTCCTGCTTGATTGTTTATTGTCTCagttaaatatatatgtaaaaaaaaaagcaatatatTTCCCACCAAATTTGGcaataaagttaaatatttaaatataaaaacatataaaattaatttaatgattaaaaaaacagaaataaaaagaatgagAAATAAATTACAGGTTTAAATcttcttattaatattttaataaaattaacaaattaacctttatcaataaaaaatatatttcaatgtatgaatagaaaaaaattatgtaaaaaaattattatatttcctTAACATATTTGacaataaagttaaaatatttaaaagtatgaacataaaaaaatatttatgtaaaaaaaaaataaactaaaaacctAAACAGTACAGCACATTATACATATGTACTATAGTATTAATTTAAAGCAAATGTTAATAAATGTCTTAAGAGCATTAGTTAAGGAattaagagtaaattttttattaagagacataaaattatatttttcataatttttttatactttttttatactGTATGATAATttacacattaatttttttaattctttaatcatGTCCTTAAGATCCTGGACGGTAGAATCTTAATTTAATTGATCATGCCCAAAATCTAAATACTTTCTTAGTTTGTATTTAGTATAagatttaattacttaatttatcaaaattaaagaaaatgattaatgtagttgataacaataaatttattttaaatttataactttttaaaaattattattatcattaatatttttctatttttttaattttttatcaatatattttatctcttatcttaattaatgaaaaaaaaatattatagattaaAAATACCTCTccttaaaagaaggaaaacgaattgataaatcattaaaaaaagaataatattaataataaagataattaaaaaaatattataaatttaagataaatttatttttatcaattaaattaattattttttaaaatcttaatgaattaaataaataagtcttataaaaatgagaagaatttaatcttataaaaaaacgaGTATTTTAAAGATGAGTCTTATAAACATAGCCAAAAAGTAAATAACTAGCACCCCAGGCTCAGAGAGGACACGCGCCAACACGCGCTTCTTTATGTTGTGGCCTATTCCTATTCTATAGAGTATAGAGTATAGAGAAACCGCTTCCTCACTTCATTACCTGCCTGTCGTTTTTGTCGTATCAAAAAAGAAACCAAAAcataaatacataatatttttttataaataaataaaactcttagcttcttttcattctctctctcttgagtgttgtgtgtgtgtgtgttgggttGCTTGGCCTTGTTTATCAACCAAATCTAGAGAAACCCATTTCTCTGTTCTCCCATTTGAAGGAAAGGAAAGCTTACACCTCTCTCTCCTTCTCTCTCTCCAACTACTGATTCGCTCCAATTCCGCCGCGCCCAGATTCTTCTCTCTTAGCTACAAACCCGGTCGTCTAGGACTCTTTCCAACAAGGTATTGTCATGGGTTTCATCTCAAAATGCTTTCTTTTTCGCTCTTTAAACATAAATGAAAAACCTTATTGCTGTCTTCTTTTGTTGATGCATCTCTGCCTTCGTTGATCTGTGTGtgcttttaagaattttatatcTGCTTTTGTTGATTAGTTTGCTCAGGATCGAGGAGGGTTCTTGGAGTTCTTTATGGGTATTtctccatttgattttcctctcccTTTTCTTTTCATGCCAGCCCCTTCTTAGGGCTTGATGCTTATGAAAAGTTGTTTTGTATCCAATGTTGTTTTTGTGCTGAAAAGATGTTGTTTTTCGATCAACGACCTCTCTTGGAAGAGTTGGTGTTGAAAAAATGTTGGCTTTAGCATCATTTTCTCTGTCTGACAAATGCTTGTTCTGTTTCTGAGGTTTACTCTTTTAAGGATTCATTGCATTGGTTGAAATTTTGTTGTTCGTCTGTTTGGGAGGATTTCTTCTTTGTTTCACGCATGGTGTTCATCTATGACTCCTTAGAAATCCCTGAGAAAGCATTGAGGTTTTGAGAATGTTTAATTATTCGACGGAGCTGAATACAATACCATACATGAAATCAGATTTTCTGAAACTTTTTTctgtttcaaaattctcttaTTTCATCCAGTATTTTGCTTTGCCTAATTAGCTTCCGTAGGTTGCAACTAACTACTATTGTGTTGTTCAATTTATTAGCAATATTTGTTTCAGAATATGAAATAATTCAAAGGATTTTTCTTTGTGTGGGATTTGGATATCATGCTTTGTAATTTGTCAGCATTTTCTGTAGTAAAATACCAAATATTTTAAGGTCTCACCTAGTAGCATGTAGGAAAAAACCagattttctaatttattaagTGATGCACATCTTTCCTCTACCATGTAGATTTCTAATCTAAATTAGAGAAAAGGAGAATAGTTGATGGCCATGCATCCCTTCAATTGCTCCTCTCCTTAGGttgtaattaatttcttaaaggGGAATGAAATCTGGATGCCATTTTTTTCTGCCCTTCATTGTTGTATTCTTTTCCATGATCCTTTGATTATTTGTCCTGCGAAGGTAATCTTTTTATTgtgtctgttttttttttttttttttaatttttttgttcctGCATTTTATCTTCTTTACATGGTAGTTAAAATCTGGATTCAAATCGTAAAATCCCATGACTTCAGATTTTAATCCCTTTCAGCAATTCAAATTCTAGTTAAAATCCTTCTTAAATCGCAATTTTATCTTGTTCACAATTTTGAAGTGGAGATGGAGTTGAAGATGAATATCAAGTGGTGGATCCTTATGATTATGATGTGGCACGTTTGATAGATTAGACATCTAGATTCTAGAAATAGTGTATTACTATTTGCTTTGGGTGTTTAAGTTTTATGCCTTTTAATGTGTTGTGTACTTGTGTTTtggaactctttttttttactattttatgggttttaattaatgaatatgaTGCATGAGATTTATGAAATATGGATTATGAATAtactttatgaattttttaaaatcctacTATTCATGATTTTTACCTCCCTTGTTGATTTAAGTTAAAATCCCGTTTTTAACTACCTTGCTTCTTTATGTTATTTTACTGTGATATTATTGTTTGGATGATCTGAAATGCTGTCATTTTGTCCAAAAGGGCTTCACCTTGTCGAATTTGAAAGTAGGATAGCTTATCTCCATGATACCgactatttttcttatttgatgtcAGGAAGCTTTATTAATCagctcttttttccttttgtgcTTTACTATACCCACTAGGTCTTTCCTTCAACTCCTATGGCAGGAGAAACATCTTGGATCAGCCACTATGATGACAGACAAAGGGAGACTGGGgcgtttgattcatttttagAACTTAGTGAGGAAGGTGAAAAAGAAGCAACTGCTGTTTCTTTGGATGTTTTGCCGGATGACTTGTTGGAGCGAATTCTAGCCTATCTCCCCATTGCAAGCATTTTTAGAGCTGGCTGTGTGTCTAAGAGGTGGCATGAAATTGTTAACTCAGAGAGGTTTGTATGGAACCTTTCACATGTTCTACCGCAGAAACCTTGGTACTTTATGTTTACAAGCTCTGATGAACCAGGAGGTCATGCTTTTGATCCCCTCCTTCGGAAATGGTATAGCATTGAACTTCCATGCATTGGAACTTCTAATTGGTTCATTGCTTCATCATATGGCATGGTCTGCTTCATGGACAATGACAGCAGAAGTGAATTATGCATCTGCAACCCAATTACCAAAACCTACAGGAAGCTTGAGGAGCCTCCAGGTTTGAAATTTTCTGATTACAGTGCATTAGCAATCTCAGTGAACAGGGAATCTCACCGTTATACTGTGGCAATTGTAAAATCTAAACAAGTCCCCGACAACTATGTCCAGTGGGATATCTCAATTCATCTATACAATTCAGAAAATGCAATCTGGGTGACGTCTTTAACAGAAGTTTTGATGGGGTGGAGAGGTGGTAATGAGAGTGTGATATGCAATGAGATGCTGTACTTTTTAGTTTATTCAACTGGGGGTGGTCAATCAGAAAACCGTCATGCCCTAGTTGCGTATAACATGTCCAATCATTCATCCCAAGGTAGTTTAACAAGGAACTTCATTCCGGTACCTTGTTCTCTAACATGTGGCCGTTTGATGAATCTGAAGGAGAAGCTTGTAATGGTGGGAGGAATTGGTAAACCAGATCGACCTGACATAATAAAAGGAATTGGTATCTGGCTTCTAAATGATAAGAAGTGGGAAGAGATTGCTCGAATGCCCCACAAATTCTTCCAAGGCTTTGGAGAGTTAGATGATGTGTTTGCTAGCAGCGGTGCAGATGATCTGATATATATTCAGAGTTATGGAGCTCCGGCGCTTCTCATATTTGACGTGAACCATAAACAATGGAAATGGTCGCAGAAGTGCCCTGTGTCAAAAAGATTCCCGCTGCAGCTTTTTACTGGCTTTTGCTTTGAGCCTAGACTTGAAATTGCTCCATAGTTCTCCTTACGATCAAGAGCTGCTATTGAGAATTGTGTCCAAGGTTTCCTGCCCATTTTCCTTCATTGttctttaagtaaaattttaatatgatttcagTGTTTTCACAGTTTCATACAAAATATTCTTGCTGATAAAACTGCTTTATTCATGGATACTGGAATATTATTAATAGCATTTGAAAATACcacagctttttttttttctttacttttattttctctatccATGCACTtgctctaataataataattacaaccttctccattttttttagagtttccATGAAATGTATAATGCATGTACGTATCCGCTCCAACATAACATTTTCACATAGAGCCGTTTGATTTTTTAACTTTGCTTTCCCAAAAAATCTTAGTCCGTGGTTCGTTTTGTGCCCATTATTCAAGAGGTCAAATGGCTTCAATTCCTGGTTATTGGgtacactatttttttatttttttttggcttacCAGTGGTGTCCTTTAGAGATGTGTGTTCATAGCTGTAGTTTTTAAACCTTGAACTGAGGGTCAAAATTTAAAGGCATATATTTCTGGGAACTGATTGCTTCGTTAGGCTAGATTGTACAGTGTTTAGCAGTCTCCATCATTGTTAACTAAATTTCGAATGGACTTTTATAGCTATCcttaacacaagtttttgacttattggtggccaatgggcatgctaggCTAAGATCACATTCTACATTGTGATTGAGTGTGTCGTCCGTACAtgactatttttcatttttgacaaattaattaaaaaaaactttaaaattttatcggGTTGGCGGACAAGTGAGGTCGAGGACACGAGTGCTTTGGCAAAGTTGGGTGGAGATGTGACTGTGACAAATAAAGGTTTTAAATAAACGAACATCCTTTTTAGATATGCCTTTCACTAGCCAACAAGGCAAGAATATTCAAACGGCTCTTCTCAGTTGGGATTGGGATGGAAGAATTGCCGACTGAGTGTGAAAGTAACCTATAAtgaataatgataatgataatgggGTGTCATCAATGCACAGTTAGTAGCAGAAcagaacaaaaacaaatgtgTCACATCCTATTAGAATTTAGGAAagcttaaattattttactctcTTAACAAATTCTTTTTATATAGAGTTGAGCATGAATAGGATTGAACATTTGCATCCATTCCAGGCTGAGTTCGAATTTTAAgaccaattatttttttataataatttttcttcatcgtttaattttatagtttgtattattcattattttttattttcagtttgtgattataacattaattttaatttctataatatcaatgatattattttaaagttatatttgacaagacatttcagttaatttttaatttattttattaacggaaAAATTCATATGATTGTtcgataaatatgtttttttagtaacttctaatattttttaaaatgctacttgaagtaatatttttaaaacataaatttttgattttttatatatttttttcttttttattcttaatatatttatcaaacttcatgtttatcatttttaaataaatcaaggttttattatttttcttttttttattcattgataTGTTTGTCGTCTTCTTTTTTCCCTCCAATTCTCATTCAATTTTACATTGTGCACACTAATCCTTTTTCTCCaagtaatgatatttttaaatattttttcactcCCCATATAATGCTTTGATAGGTTCTCTTTACAATATTTTGATTATGAAATTCCATCAATATGGatgagtaaaaaagaaaaacaataaaaaagaaacataggGGTTGATTAGAGTTGTGCTTTGATAGGTTTTCTTTACCAttcatcctttatttttttatttttttttcaatcattcaaactttcataaattaattacaattgAGCACTCTTGTATTGTAACGTGATAGGGGTTGCTTTTAGCGAGATACATTGTATTGTAACGTGATAGGGGTTGCTTTTAGCGAGAGTATCGTTTGCTTAGATTTGTTTGCCTTTTGTAAGTTATGAatttagtggtgttgggtaatTCATCCTTTTTGTAAGATACTATTTTTGGTAATTTGGTTGGCATGTGTTTATGCCTTGTAATGATAGTTCTTGttgtctgaaaaaaaaaaaaaaaaggaatcatgtctttgtattatttattgtaatttagtTATTGACACATCTTGCGTTGAATTTTTTATATgcacaataaaattttatttgttcttaaaaaaaatagtacttgATGAtgaaattgttttatattctatttttaactATGATGCACAATTgggttttttatatttcattatattttttacttcaattcattcatgtacttttttgataaatttgtaAGATGACTTCAACTAATGATAATATGGAGGAagtaatcaattttaaatggactcatgagtatgaaaaaTCTTTGTGTGAgctttgcatcaaatttttaggaaaaatggGTGTGTAACGTTTAAATGGAAGAACATTAATCAAGAATTTGAAGTCTTCATCAATTGCAAATGTCCTTACaaaatattgaagaaaaaaatatgattatatgaagAAAGATTGACGCATTTggaggtttttgaagtttgaagaAAGTGGCTTAGGGTGGGATCCTACTACAAGAAAGTTTAATGGTTCAAATGAGTGGTgggacaaaaaaattaaagttagttTATTACATGTATTGTTATAGTTAAGTTATAATATAAGTAATTCATTATAAGATTTAGTTTAATGATTAATTATCCATTTTTTGAAGGAGAAACTTGAGATTAAAAGATTTCATAATAAATCAATAGCTCATTCACTTGATGAATTATGGAATCAATTGTTTGAAGACAGTTATGCAACTCGTGAAAATGTTATTACACCCTCTATGGATCCTAATGTTTATGAAGTTGTGAAATGTGAGAATTTGGATGGTGAGAAAGAAGATAAAGAGATTGATAGGAAAGACACTTGTTATGAGAGAGATGAATgtgttatttatagaaaatataatcattatgtTTCTCAAGtggataatttattaaataaaaaacatacttTTTGTCTAATTTCATACATGAATTTAGTAATACGGAAATACATGATCAAAATCATAATAGGACTCAAGTACCACCTAATCTGGCTGATGGTACTAACAAATTTGCACAAACCCAAACACCCAAGTGGAATATAATCTACACAAAACTGCACAAGGGAAACTATGGAGGATACATATAATGAAATGAAAGAGTAATAGGTCATAGGTTtggttagtttattttattttttatatggatatttttatattacatttttaatttaatgattatatatactatttattttattaatttaacattATAAATCAAGACATTGATAATGATAGATGataggtttatttttttatgttataataTGTATTTTAACCATTGTACCActcataatatttaatttattattttaacactatattttgtttattatattttgaataattttatctaagatgatttatttaaatgattacactaattaacataataaaaatataatacctacttaagtatatttttttatattaatttaaacttgattaaaaatattttaagaaataatataagattaatagtataatatttaaaatgaaaaaatataacataaaataatagaatataaatatatttatttccatcattttatatttttaactattttcattaatttcattaaacactcataatttaataaactaattttttaatttatacttaaCTTTTTAGTTAGCTTTGCTAAAAATAGCCCAAGATACAATTATGTAATGTTTTAATTGCAAAAATCACATAGCTGTCGAAAATATTAATATCAACTTATTTTAAATGAAGGTTAAAGATtatgctttttatttaatttttcttccttaCTAAAATGGTTACAGAAAAATAACCATTCCAAACTGCCGGCTGCCCATCTGAAATTTTAAGCGCTAAAAAAATCTCCTTTTTCTTCGATCTGGGTTTTGTATGTCAGCGGTGTCAACACTCAAGTCATTGCTTACAGCGAGACCATCGACATTGCTGTGGAGAATTGCTTGCATCGATTTGCAAAGCTCTTGTCACTTTCCAATGATCCTAGCCCTGGATATAACATTCATTGAGAagctcaattcattttttttcttcttctacaaGTAATTGTAGAGAATTTTTTCCAAACATGGTCTAACAAGTAATTGCATGATATGATATATGGTATATTTTTGCTATACCTATAATATGAAAATCTTTCTCAACTTTGATTATGTAATGTAAT harbors:
- the LOC114407775 gene encoding F-box/kelch-repeat protein At3g61590-like, with the protein product MAGETSWISHYDDRQRETGAFDSFLELSEEGEKEATAVSLDVLPDDLLERILAYLPIASIFRAGCVSKRWHEIVNSERFVWNLSHVLPQKPWYFMFTSSDEPGGHAFDPLLRKWYSIELPCIGTSNWFIASSYGMVCFMDNDSRSELCICNPITKTYRKLEEPPGLKFSDYSALAISVNRESHRYTVAIVKSKQVPDNYVQWDISIHLYNSENAIWVTSLTEVLMGWRGGNESVICNEMLYFLVYSTGGGQSENRHALVAYNMSNHSSQGSLTRNFIPVPCSLTCGRLMNLKEKLVMVGGIGKPDRPDIIKGIGIWLLNDKKWEEIARMPHKFFQGFGELDDVFASSGADDLIYIQSYGAPALLIFDVNHKQWKWSQKCPVSKRFPLQLFTGFCFEPRLEIAP